One genomic window of Medicago truncatula cultivar Jemalong A17 chromosome 1, MtrunA17r5.0-ANR, whole genome shotgun sequence includes the following:
- the LOC11412473 gene encoding mitochondrial zinc maintenance protein 1, mitochondrial, translating to MTKGQVLSAYRAVLKATRKSFVGDHHMLKGSAAEVRKQFEESRNVTSEAEIQKLLAQANEAAEFVSTMLVQAPLNNDAGSYVVKPEKEHAGATLEIPSEEIIRKSG from the exons ATGACGAAAGGACAAGTTCTGAGCGCGTACAGGGCGGTGTTGAAAGCCACTCGGAAATCATTCGTCGGCGATCATCATATGCTGAAGGGATCTGCGGCTGAGGTGCGTAAGCAGTTCGAAGAAAGCCGAAATGTCACCTCCGAAGCGGAAATCCAGAAGCTTCTTGCACAGGCCAATGAGGCCGCTGAGTTCGTCTCTACCATGCTCGTTCAGGCACCACTCAATAATGACGCCGGCAGTTACG TAGTGAAGCCTGAAAAAGAGCATGCTGGTGCAACCCTTGAAATCCCATCAGAAGAAATTATTCGTAAGTCAGGATAA
- the LOC11410210 gene encoding UDP-glucuronic acid decarboxylase 2, with protein sequence MSSELTFRGHETQQVNDEYSPKPNKPWLSVIRPIRYMLREQRLVFVLIGIVIASVFFTIIPSSSTSSSSSFSTRPYESDSISYFDRESKTTPAVYKQRAASVVHSSGKIPLGIKRKGLRIVVTGGAGFVGSHLVDRLMARGDSVIVVDNFFTGRKENVMHHFGNPRFELIRHDVVEPLLLEVDQIYHLACPASPVHYKFNPVKTIKTNVVGTLNMLGLAKRVGARFLLTSTSEVYGDPLEHPQKETYWGNVNPIGVRSCYDEGKRTAETLTMDYHRGAGVEVRIARIFNTYGPRMCLDDGRVVSNFVAQALRKEPLTVYGDGKQTRSFQYVSDLVEGLMRLMEGEHVGPFNLGNPGEFTMLELAKVVQETIDPDAKIVYRDNTEDDPHKRKPDISNAKEHLGWEPKVDLRKGLPLMVSDFRQRIFGDHKEGGSDA encoded by the exons ATGAGTTCAGAATTGACTTTCAGAGGACACGAAACTCAACAAGTCAACGACGAATACTCACCAAAACCAAACAAACCATGGCTCTCCGTAATTCGTCCGATTCGTTACATGCTTCGTGAACAACGACTCGTTTTCGTCTTGATCGGAATCGTCATCGCATCCGTATTCTTCACAATCATACCTTCatcttcaacttcttcatcCTCCTCATTCTCAACCCGTCCATACGAATCAGACTCGATCTCGTACTTCGACCGCGAGTCAAAGACCACACCTGCAGTGTATAAGCAACGCGCCGCCTCGGTGGTTCATTCGTCCGGGAAGATTCCGTTGGGGATAAAAAGGAAGGGGCTGCGGATCGTGGTGACTGGTGGAGCGGGATTCGTTGGGTCCCATCTAGTGGATCGGTTGATGGCGAGAGGGGATAGTgtgattgttgttgataattTCTTCACCGGTAGAAAAGAGAACGTTATGCATCATTTTGGTAATCCGAGATTTGAGCTTATTCGACACGACGTCGTTGAGCCTCTTCTTCTTGAAGTTGATCAGATCTATCATCTTGCTTGTCCTGCTTCTCCTGTTCATTACAAGTTCAACCCCGTCAAAACTATC AAGACGAATGTGGTCGGAACATTGAACATGCTTGGATTGGCGAAAAGAGTTGGAGCTAGATTCTTGCTAACAAGTACAAGTGAGGTTTATGGTGATCCTCTGGAGCATCCTCAGAAGGAGACTTACTGGGGAAACGTTAATCCAATTG GTGTCCGAAGCTGCTACGATGAGGGAAAGCGTACGGCTGAGACATTGACTATGGATTATCACAGAGGGGCCGGTGTAGAG GTTAGAATTGCTAGGATCTTTAATACATATGGACCCAGAATGTGCTTAGATGATGGACGTGTCGTTAGTAACTTCGTTGCTCAG GCGCTGAGGAAGGAGCCTTTGACAGTTTATGGGGATGGGAAGCAGACTAGAAGTTTCCAATACGTCTCTGACTTG GTGGAGGGTCTAATGCGCCTTATGGAAGGGGAACATGTGGGGCCGTTCAACCTTGGAAATCCTGGTGAATTTACCATGCTGGAACTTGCCAAG GTGGTCCAAGAAACAATCGACCCAGATGCAAAGATAGTGTACAGAGATAATACAGAGGATGACCCACACAAGAGAAAGCCTGATATTAGCAATGCTAAGGAGCACCTTGGCTGGGAACCCAAGGTGGACCTGCGCAAGGGTCTCCCACTAATGGTTTCTGATTTCCGACAACGCATTTTTGGTGACCATAAGGAAGGTGGATCTGATGCCTAA
- the LOC120579109 gene encoding NAD(P)H-quinone oxidoreductase subunit 2 A, chloroplastic: MAITEFLLFILTATLGGMFLCSANDLITIFVALECFSLCSYLLSGYTKKDVRSNEATMKYLLMGGASSSILVHGFSWLYGLSGGEIELQEIVNGLINTQMYNSPGISIALIFITVGIGFKLSLAPSHQWTPDVYEGVRFVREIPTSLSISEMFGFFKTLWTCRRDMLFPLGV; the protein is encoded by the coding sequence ATGGCTATAACAGAGTTTCTGTTATTCATATTAACCGCTACTCTAGGAGGAATGTTTTTATGCAGCGCTAATGATTTAATAACTATCTTTGTAGCTCTAGAATGTTTCAGTTTATGCTCCTATCTACTATCTGGATATACCAAGAAAGATGTACGGTCTAATGAGGCTACTATGAAATATTTACTCATgggtggagcaagctcttctaTTCTGGTTCATGGTTTCTCTTGGCTATATGGTTTGTCCGGGGGAGAGATAGAGCTTCAAGAAATAGTGAATGGTCTTATCAATACACAAATGTATAACTCCCCTGGAATTTCAATTGCGCTTATATTCATCACTGTAGGAATTGGGTTCAAGCTTTCCCTAGCCCCTTCTCATCAATGGACTCCTGACGTATATGAAGGAGTGCGGTTCGTTCGAGAAATTCCGACCTCTCTATCTATTTCTGAGATGTTTGGATTTTTCAAAACTCTATGGACATGCAGAAGAGACATGCTATTCCCACTCGGAGTGTGA
- the LOC11410211 gene encoding uncharacterized protein has protein sequence MTQSMSHKPTLDTCVLQLRTWKPFHQIHDHGSHSHNNNNINKRPCLSDRTTTSFSLDLSKLTLTDNNPPANYRLIARKRRRRGSRSVSGRSSDRSATRRCCSVGASAAYGTCSDFPVAMGTDSSGELFGNGDANWSSDVSEAKNSRDCGGSGEKEKEKENVGVGFGVNGCSDANGNESGYGSEPGYRGDAEFGYGDEFDEEEDDHRLLFWGNQLVGAVDSKMEMVGENTLLDQKSHHRCRRRKNDCRMIDALR, from the exons ATGACTCAATCCATGTCTCACAAACCCACACTCGACACATGCGTATTACAGCTACGAACCTGGAAACCGTTCCACCAAATCCACGATCATGGCTCCCACtcccacaacaacaacaacatcaacaaacgACCTTGTCTCTCCGACCGAACCACCACTTCTTTTTCCCTTGACCTCTCCAAACTAACCCTCACCGACAACAATCCCCCCGCCAATTACCGTCTCATCGCTCGCAAACGCCGCCGCCGCGGTTCCAGATCTGTTTCCGGTCGAAGTAGCGATCGCAGCGCCACAAGACGTTGCTGCTCCGTCGGTGCTTCCGCTGCTTACGGAACTTGCTCCGATTTTCCGGTGGCGATGGGGACTGATTCAAGCGGGGAACTTTTTGGCAATGGGGATGCGAATTGGTCTTCTGATGTGAGTGAAGCGAAGAATTCGAGGGATTGTGGTGGAAGTGgagagaaagagaaggaaaagGAGAATGTGGGTGTTGGGTTTGGGGTGAATGGGTGTTCTGATGCGAATGGGAATGAATCTGGGTATGGGAGTGAACCGGGTTATCGTGGAGATGCTGAATTTGGGTAtggtgatgaatttgatgaggAAGAGGATGATCATAGACTTTTGTTTTGGGGTAATCAACTTGTTGGAG CTGTAGATTCCAAAATGGAGATGGTTGGGGAGAACACCTTGCTAGATCAAAAATCTCATCATAGATGCCGTCGTAGAAAGAATGATTGTAGAATGATTGATGCATTAAGGTGA
- the LOC11420020 gene encoding pectinesterase inhibitor 6, whose amino-acid sequence MVRRISHLTLLLAFIFIPYLASQLVFAKGRNNVREACKVTRYQNLCMRSLAPFSYSAGRGPSKWARAGVSVTIGEVKNVQAYLTNLTRHGRLRGRNKVALLDCVETIADALDELHRSLNVLRRLSRRTFGTQMGDLNTWISAALTDQDTCLDGFQGENGRKIQLLQNRVLKAYYITSNALALVSKLATTGLGSISDP is encoded by the coding sequence ATGGTCAGAAGAATATCACACCTTACCTTACTGcttgcatttatttttattccatACCTTGCAAGCCAGTTGGTATTTGCAAAAGGGAGAAACAATGTTAGAGAAGCTTGCAAAGTAACTAGGTATCAAAACCTTTGTATGCGCTCGCTAGCACCGTTCTCTTACAGTGCTGGAAGAGGCCCTAGCAAGTGGGCAAGGGCTGGAGTGTCGGTGACAATCGGTGAAGTTAAGAATGTCCAAGCATATCTCACAAACTTAACTAGACACGGGCGTTTAAGAGGAAGAAATAAAGTTGCACTATTAGATTGTGTCGAGACTATTGCAGATGCCCTTGATGAGCTTCATAGATCACTGAATGTGCTCAGAAGGCTTAGTAGAAGGACATTTGGTACCCAGATGGGGGACCTTAATACATGGATAAGTGCGGCACTCACAGATCAAGATACTTGCCTTGATGGGTTTCAAGGCGAAAACGGTAGGAAAATTCAATTGCTGCAAAATAGGGTTCTCAAAGCCTATTATATAACCAGTAACGCTCTAGCTCTTGTCAGTAAACTTGCCACTACAGGTCTAGGAAGCATTTCTGATCCATAG